Proteins found in one Verrucomicrobiia bacterium genomic segment:
- a CDS encoding alpha-amylase/4-alpha-glucanotransferase domain-containing protein — protein MPHSFYFAVHNHQPVGNFDPVIEDAFEKAYLPFLRLVKKFPTFKFALHNSGILYEWAEKRKPEFFNLIEELLHQKQLELLGGGFYEPILPSIPETDRLGQILKMSDYLEKRFGVRPKGLWTTERVWEPNQPKTLAEAGIEYTMLDDTLFKYAGYDGPLTAGPLLTEDEGRSIYVFPILKELRYKIPFAPVEEVTHRLFTQPENPKNWVYADDGEKFGVWPKTFEHCYTNGWLERFLAEVTSHTNSLEIKFFSEALTAQKTVERIYLPTAAYEEMLEWALPPRLQLEYEAVREQIKLTGHWEKAAPFFRGGFWRNFLAKYPEANQMHKKMLFVSRGLNKLRSKPKVPKKEFKEAENLLFKGQCNCPYWHGVFGGAYLTHLRAANYEALIGAQNILYDLENKKPVVAVEEADFDADGQKEIIIETPAIFCVVDPHQDGCIIELDFKPKRFNLQNTFTPYPEAYHKKLGLSGSTSPELATIHTHVKTKDKDLEKYLPCEGEAIYPNWSFREHIDGHPFHLSYERKLEKRETSTAVLLKGAEPAGLYIEKRISLGASRPRLRFEYRLENTGAQKRELKFASEFNFNFEAPSAADRYFKINGQKPSRPTLETEEQLGNVTTVEMVDEWRKLAARFQFEQPVSFERHPIFTVSLSEGGAEKTYQGSKLLFGYPLQLKAKQVIELNFGLELLSL, from the coding sequence ATGCCCCACTCGTTTTACTTCGCCGTCCACAACCACCAACCGGTTGGAAATTTCGACCCGGTCATTGAGGATGCGTTTGAAAAGGCCTATCTCCCCTTTTTGCGGCTGGTTAAAAAATTCCCGACATTCAAGTTTGCCTTGCACAACTCGGGTATTTTGTACGAGTGGGCCGAAAAGCGAAAGCCGGAATTCTTCAACCTCATAGAGGAACTGCTGCACCAGAAACAACTGGAGCTTTTGGGGGGCGGTTTTTACGAACCGATTCTCCCTTCCATTCCTGAAACCGACCGGCTCGGGCAGATTTTGAAGATGTCGGACTATCTCGAAAAGCGCTTTGGCGTCCGGCCCAAGGGGCTTTGGACAACGGAGCGGGTTTGGGAACCGAATCAGCCCAAGACATTGGCCGAGGCGGGCATTGAATACACAATGCTGGATGATACCCTTTTTAAATATGCCGGGTACGACGGCCCCTTAACTGCCGGCCCGCTTTTGACCGAAGACGAAGGTCGTTCAATCTACGTTTTCCCGATTCTGAAGGAACTGCGCTACAAAATTCCCTTCGCCCCGGTCGAGGAGGTGACCCATCGGCTTTTTACCCAGCCGGAAAACCCAAAAAACTGGGTCTATGCCGACGACGGTGAAAAATTTGGCGTCTGGCCGAAAACGTTTGAACATTGCTACACGAATGGCTGGCTGGAGCGGTTTCTGGCGGAAGTCACGTCCCATACCAATTCGCTGGAAATCAAATTTTTCAGCGAAGCACTAACAGCACAAAAGACCGTCGAGCGTATTTATCTGCCGACTGCCGCATACGAGGAGATGCTGGAATGGGCGCTACCGCCCCGGCTGCAGCTGGAGTACGAAGCGGTCAGGGAGCAAATCAAGCTGACCGGCCACTGGGAAAAGGCCGCCCCCTTTTTCCGGGGCGGCTTCTGGCGAAATTTCTTGGCAAAATATCCGGAAGCAAACCAGATGCATAAGAAGATGCTTTTTGTAAGCCGCGGGTTGAACAAATTAAGGAGTAAACCGAAAGTTCCCAAGAAGGAATTTAAAGAGGCCGAAAACCTGTTATTCAAGGGCCAGTGCAACTGCCCTTATTGGCACGGGGTCTTCGGCGGGGCGTATTTGACCCATCTGCGGGCGGCGAACTACGAAGCCCTGATTGGGGCCCAAAACATTCTGTACGATTTGGAGAACAAAAAACCAGTGGTTGCCGTGGAAGAAGCTGACTTCGATGCCGACGGCCAGAAAGAAATTATTATTGAAACACCGGCGATTTTTTGTGTAGTGGACCCTCATCAAGACGGTTGTATCATTGAACTCGACTTTAAACCCAAGCGTTTTAATCTGCAGAACACGTTCACCCCCTATCCAGAGGCGTACCATAAAAAGTTGGGGCTTTCCGGTTCCACCTCGCCCGAACTGGCCACCATCCACACACACGTAAAAACGAAGGATAAGGATCTGGAAAAATACCTCCCGTGCGAGGGGGAAGCGATTTACCCCAATTGGAGCTTTCGCGAGCATATCGATGGTCACCCGTTTCATCTCTCGTACGAGCGCAAACTTGAAAAGCGGGAAACCTCCACCGCTGTTTTGCTCAAGGGAGCCGAACCGGCCGGTCTTTATATAGAAAAGCGAATATCCCTTGGAGCAAGTCGGCCTCGGCTGCGCTTTGAATATCGTTTGGAGAATACGGGGGCGCAAAAGCGGGAGTTAAAGTTCGCAAGCGAGTTCAACTTTAATTTTGAGGCGCCCAGCGCCGCCGACCGGTATTTCAAAATTAATGGGCAAAAACCCTCGCGACCCACGCTGGAGACCGAAGAACAACTTGGCAATGTAACCACTGTTGAAATGGTGGATGAATGGCGCAAACTGGCGGCTCGGTTCCAGTTTGAGCAGCCGGTCAGTTTTGAGCGCCACCCCATTTTCACGGTTTCGCTCTCGGAGGGGGGGGCGGAAAAGACCTATCAGGGTTCCAAGCTTTTGTTTGGATATCCCCTGCAATTGAAAGCCAAGCAGGTTATCGAATTGAATTTCGGTTTGGAACTGCTTTCCCTTTAG
- a CDS encoding MlaD family protein, with protein sequence MSPKTAEWKVGLVILAAITLLIYGIIWIRGTRFGQKTYFMAVVFPNVGSLSTGDPVSVSGVLKGKVRKIELYRGDVLVHFTLENDVILKKDARFTVMNIGLMGERFVAVETGKSDTLLPLTPYPRGFYDTGIPEVMGMMGRMMDEVKQLVEALRGSIASPGYLGKLTSIVEQAEETSKRLNRMLAKNEGKVNNAFDDLSRAASQLKTTIAKNAESFDSTLDNLHTASQKITPLVEGLDSLRLSFRRISEQIEKQEGTLGKLVYDRTLYDQMRKTTRDLDSLILDVRRNPRRYLTIKVF encoded by the coding sequence ATGAGCCCAAAAACAGCGGAATGGAAGGTGGGGCTGGTCATCCTGGCCGCCATCACCTTGTTGATTTACGGAATCATCTGGATACGGGGAACCCGCTTCGGCCAGAAGACCTATTTCATGGCCGTGGTGTTTCCGAACGTCGGCTCCCTCTCTACGGGGGACCCGGTCTCCGTCTCCGGCGTTCTGAAGGGAAAGGTTCGGAAAATTGAGCTCTACCGGGGGGATGTACTTGTGCATTTCACCTTGGAAAACGACGTGATTCTGAAAAAAGATGCCCGTTTTACGGTGATGAACATCGGACTGATGGGGGAGCGGTTCGTTGCGGTGGAAACGGGGAAATCGGACACCCTTCTGCCGTTGACCCCTTACCCCCGCGGCTTTTACGACACCGGCATTCCGGAAGTGATGGGAATGATGGGACGGATGATGGACGAGGTGAAACAGTTGGTGGAGGCGTTGCGCGGCTCCATCGCCTCGCCGGGATATTTGGGAAAACTTACCTCCATCGTGGAACAGGCGGAGGAAACGAGTAAACGGCTGAATCGAATGTTGGCCAAGAATGAAGGGAAGGTTAACAACGCGTTTGATGACCTTTCCCGCGCCGCCAGCCAGTTAAAAACCACAATAGCCAAAAATGCCGAGTCGTTCGACTCCACCCTTGACAACCTGCACACCGCCTCGCAGAAGATCACCCCGCTGGTGGAGGGGCTCGATTCGCTCCGGCTTTCCTTCCGGCGCATTTCCGAACAGATAGAAAAGCAGGAAGGAACCTTGGGCAAACTGGTGTACGACCGCACGCTGTACGACCAGATGCGCAAAACCACCCGGGATTTGGATTCGCTGATTCTCGATGTCCGGCGCAACCCCCGGCGTTATTTGACGATTAAAGTGTTTTAA
- the hprK gene encoding HPr(Ser) kinase/phosphatase — MNSLTVETLYSEKKEYLELSVLTGNSGLSRPILNNEIHRPSLALAGFTERFASKRTQILGETEIAFLTSQPPDKRREACMRLFSFNLPVVIISKGLSPPPELLEAAQKTDTALLSSKLTTTELESRLSVFLDHAFAPTTTVHGSLVDVYGVGLLYTGKSGVGKSETALDLVERGHRLVADDMVRIIKKAPEVIVGTGFELLGHHMEVRGIGIIDIEKLFGIRSIRLQKRIEVEVRLTIWSEEEQYERLGLEEKHTTILGVEIPVVTIPLSPGKNITVISEVIAMNHMLKVYGENTAEGFAQRLSEEIHRRKMTTRYLESDYE; from the coding sequence ATGAACTCTTTGACGGTCGAGACCCTTTACAGTGAAAAAAAGGAGTATCTCGAACTGTCAGTTTTGACCGGTAATTCCGGCCTTTCCCGTCCGATTTTAAACAACGAGATTCACCGTCCCAGCCTGGCTTTGGCCGGTTTTACCGAACGGTTTGCCTCCAAACGAACGCAGATTCTGGGAGAAACGGAAATCGCCTTTTTGACCAGCCAGCCGCCGGATAAAAGGCGCGAGGCCTGCATGCGCCTTTTTTCCTTCAACTTGCCGGTGGTCATCATTTCCAAGGGATTGTCCCCTCCGCCGGAACTTTTGGAGGCGGCCCAAAAGACCGACACGGCGCTTTTGAGTTCCAAGCTGACCACCACCGAGTTGGAAAGCCGGCTCTCCGTCTTTCTGGACCACGCATTTGCCCCCACCACCACTGTGCACGGATCGCTGGTGGACGTCTATGGGGTGGGACTTTTGTACACGGGAAAATCCGGCGTGGGGAAAAGCGAAACCGCGCTTGATTTGGTGGAGCGGGGACACCGCTTGGTGGCCGACGATATGGTGCGCATCATCAAAAAAGCACCGGAAGTCATTGTCGGAACGGGGTTTGAGCTGTTGGGCCACCACATGGAAGTGCGGGGTATTGGAATCATCGATATCGAAAAACTCTTTGGCATCCGCTCCATCCGGTTGCAGAAACGGATTGAAGTGGAGGTCCGGTTGACCATCTGGTCGGAGGAGGAGCAATACGAACGGCTAGGCCTGGAGGAAAAACACACCACCATTCTGGGGGTGGAAATTCCGGTGGTCACCATTCCCCTCTCCCCCGGAAAAAATATTACCGTGATTTCCGAAGTGATCGCCATGAACCACATGCTGAAAGTGTATGGCGAGAATACGGCGGAGGGGTTCGCCCAAAGGCTGTCGGAGGAAATCCACCGCCGCAAAATGACCACACGCTACCTCGAAAGCGATTACGAGTAA
- the raiA gene encoding ribosome-associated translation inhibitor RaiA yields MQLRITARHFDLNGNLKEFAEKNFAKLERYFENIVDCHLILTKDRYQQVAEGTLKVYGTLITAKVATNDMQASIEKVAEKMEKQLKRHKEKLKIKDQKKLNQLKTEAGRAADTEEEEE; encoded by the coding sequence ATGCAGCTTAGAATAACCGCGCGCCATTTCGACCTGAATGGGAATTTGAAGGAATTCGCCGAAAAAAACTTTGCCAAGCTGGAGCGCTATTTTGAAAATATCGTCGATTGTCACTTGATTTTGACCAAGGATCGCTACCAGCAAGTGGCCGAGGGGACCTTGAAGGTGTACGGCACGCTCATCACCGCCAAAGTGGCCACCAACGACATGCAGGCCTCGATTGAAAAAGTGGCCGAGAAGATGGAAAAACAACTGAAACGGCACAAGGAAAAGCTGAAAATCAAAGATCAGAAGAAACTAAACCAGTTAAAAACGGAGGCGGGCAGGGCGGCCGACACGGAGGAAGAGGAAGAATGA
- the glpX gene encoding class II fructose-bisphosphatase encodes MDRNLGLELVRVTEAAALASAGWMGKGDAHQADDAAVEAMRKAFSAIQFSGVVVIGEGERDEAPMLYIGEKLGNGKPPKVDIALDPLECTNSVAFGRSNALSVVAAAEHGHFLHAPDTYMEKIAVGKEAEEAIDLSKSVEENLKNIADAKKLPVENLTVVVLDRQRHEELVRRVRKLGCRIHLIPDGDVSAAIATALPDSGVDVLLGTGGAPEGVLAAAALRCLGGGFQGRLVFRNEEEIKRAKKMGVKNVNKIYTCEELARGDNIMFACTGVTDGDLLKGVHFFPGGAETHSLVMRSKTGTLRFITTRHLFDRMPDYE; translated from the coding sequence ATGGACCGCAATTTAGGGCTGGAGTTGGTGCGGGTGACGGAGGCAGCGGCTTTGGCTTCCGCCGGGTGGATGGGGAAAGGGGATGCCCATCAGGCCGATGATGCGGCCGTGGAAGCGATGCGTAAGGCCTTCTCCGCCATACAGTTCTCCGGGGTTGTGGTTATCGGTGAAGGGGAGCGGGATGAAGCCCCGATGCTTTACATAGGGGAAAAACTGGGGAACGGAAAACCGCCCAAAGTGGATATCGCCTTGGATCCTTTGGAATGCACCAATTCGGTGGCCTTTGGCCGTTCCAATGCCCTATCGGTCGTGGCGGCGGCCGAGCACGGGCATTTCCTGCACGCCCCGGACACCTATATGGAAAAAATTGCGGTAGGCAAAGAAGCGGAGGAAGCGATCGATTTGTCCAAATCGGTGGAGGAAAACTTAAAAAACATTGCCGACGCCAAAAAACTGCCGGTGGAAAACCTGACCGTGGTGGTCCTGGACCGCCAGCGCCACGAGGAACTGGTGCGGCGGGTGCGCAAACTGGGCTGCCGGATTCATTTGATTCCGGATGGGGACGTTTCCGCCGCCATTGCCACCGCCCTGCCGGACTCCGGGGTGGACGTGCTTCTGGGAACCGGGGGGGCGCCGGAAGGGGTTTTGGCGGCGGCGGCTTTGCGCTGTTTGGGAGGGGGGTTTCAGGGCCGATTGGTTTTCAGAAACGAGGAGGAAATCAAGCGGGCTAAAAAAATGGGGGTAAAAAACGTGAACAAAATTTACACCTGCGAGGAACTGGCCCGGGGGGACAATATCATGTTCGCCTGCACGGGGGTGACGGACGGGGATTTGCTGAAAGGGGTGCATTTCTTTCCCGGAGGGGCGGAAACGCATTCCCTGGTCATGCGTTCCAAAACCGGCACCCTGCGATTTATCACCACCCGGCATCTGTTCGACCGGATGCCGGACTACGAATGA
- the secG gene encoding preprotein translocase subunit SecG, translating into MYTLLIILHIIVAVCLIISVLMQSAKGEGLAGAFGGGTFSSTVFGGRGAATFLARATAILALVFALTSVGLTMIKPSSSAESAVQKAAGTIPMPQQQAPVNVQQGPDAQPAAGQPAEPNVFDPNAPGSQKPTEQKSATPK; encoded by the coding sequence GTGTACACGCTGTTGATTATCTTGCATATTATCGTGGCGGTTTGTTTGATTATTTCGGTTTTGATGCAGTCCGCCAAAGGGGAGGGGCTGGCGGGGGCTTTTGGAGGCGGGACTTTTTCCTCCACCGTATTCGGCGGGCGGGGGGCGGCCACCTTTTTGGCCCGGGCCACGGCCATTTTGGCTCTGGTTTTTGCCTTGACTTCCGTTGGTTTGACCATGATCAAACCCAGTTCCAGTGCCGAAAGCGCCGTGCAGAAGGCGGCCGGAACGATTCCGATGCCCCAACAGCAAGCACCGGTGAACGTCCAGCAGGGACCGGATGCCCAGCCGGCGGCGGGCCAGCCGGCCGAGCCGAACGTTTTCGACCCGAACGCCCCGGGCAGCCAGAAACCGACCGAGCAAAAGTCCGCGACTCCGAAGTAA
- the tpiA gene encoding triose-phosphate isomerase, translating into MIRPRLVAGNWKMNTTPSLARDLASAIARYAPEFPPVEVVLCPPFTSLAAVWEAIKGTTIRLGAQNMHFESEGPFTGEISGSMLLGSGCSVVIIGHSERRQHFSETDQIINRKLKKALELGLIPIFCLGETLAEREGGRTFEVLQRQLTGGLDGLNFKEKNLIIAYEPVWAIGTGVNATPQQAAEAHRFLREKLSAHVGTPTAQKLHILYGGSVKAEVADGLFAEEEIDGALVGGASLKAAEFVTIVKKAK; encoded by the coding sequence ATGATTCGTCCCCGTCTTGTCGCCGGCAATTGGAAAATGAACACGACTCCAAGCTTGGCCCGCGACCTTGCTTCTGCCATTGCACGCTATGCGCCCGAATTTCCACCGGTCGAAGTCGTTCTCTGCCCCCCCTTCACCTCCCTTGCGGCCGTTTGGGAAGCGATTAAAGGGACCACGATTCGTCTCGGAGCTCAAAATATGCATTTTGAAAGCGAAGGCCCTTTTACCGGCGAGATTTCCGGCTCCATGCTTCTTGGTTCAGGTTGTTCAGTAGTTATTATCGGCCACAGCGAGCGGCGCCAACATTTTAGCGAAACGGACCAAATCATAAATCGGAAGCTGAAAAAAGCCCTGGAACTTGGGCTTATCCCAATTTTCTGCCTGGGTGAAACGCTGGCCGAACGGGAAGGCGGCCGGACTTTTGAGGTTCTGCAACGGCAATTAACGGGAGGGCTGGATGGGCTCAATTTTAAGGAGAAAAATTTAATTATCGCCTACGAGCCGGTCTGGGCCATCGGCACGGGGGTGAATGCCACCCCCCAGCAGGCCGCGGAGGCGCACCGCTTTTTGCGCGAGAAACTTTCCGCCCATGTCGGTACTCCCACAGCCCAAAAATTGCATATATTATATGGCGGCTCGGTAAAGGCCGAGGTTGCCGACGGGCTTTTTGCCGAGGAGGAGATTGACGGGGCTTTGGTCGGCGGAGCGAGTTTGAAGGCCGCCGAGTTTGTGACGATAGTTAAAAAGGCAAAGTGA
- a CDS encoding phosphoglycerate kinase, with amino-acid sequence MPTETAVTNKLTIDRLQVNGKRVLVRVDFNVPVDKGEVTDATRIRESLPTIQKLIHDGAKLILMSHLGRPKKGPAPEFSLAPVRKKLSDFLGRPVEFAPDCIGTEAEAKANGLKAGEVLLLENLRFHPEEEKNDPEFAKKLARLGEIYVNDAFGTAHRAHASTEGVTRYFEKRAAGYLMQKELKFLGQLLSEPERPFVAILGGAKVSDKIAVIENLLPKVDKLLIGGGMAYTFMAAEGKKVGNSILEPERFELARMLLQKGKDKIVLPEDSMVAPEVKPDITVQIYPSDEIPDGLKGLDIGPKAAEKFCAVLDKAKTVLWNGPMGVFEVPPFDAGTRKIGKKLAEISARGAITVVGGGDSAAACVKFGLSDKMSHISTGGGASLEFLEGKILPGVAALSDA; translated from the coding sequence TTGCCGACTGAAACCGCCGTCACAAACAAGCTGACTATTGACCGGCTCCAGGTCAATGGAAAGCGGGTTTTGGTCCGAGTGGACTTCAACGTGCCGGTTGACAAGGGTGAGGTGACCGACGCCACCCGCATCAGGGAATCCCTCCCCACCATTCAAAAACTCATTCACGACGGCGCAAAATTGATTTTGATGTCCCATTTGGGCCGCCCCAAAAAAGGGCCGGCGCCGGAGTTTTCGCTGGCCCCTGTGCGCAAAAAGCTTTCCGATTTTTTGGGCCGGCCGGTGGAATTCGCCCCCGACTGCATCGGGACGGAAGCGGAAGCCAAGGCCAACGGCCTGAAAGCAGGCGAAGTTTTGCTTCTGGAAAATCTCCGTTTTCATCCTGAAGAGGAAAAAAATGACCCCGAATTCGCCAAAAAGCTGGCCCGGCTGGGGGAAATCTACGTCAACGACGCCTTCGGCACCGCCCACCGGGCCCATGCCTCCACCGAAGGGGTGACCCGCTATTTCGAGAAACGGGCGGCCGGATACCTGATGCAGAAAGAGCTTAAATTCCTCGGTCAACTTCTTTCCGAACCGGAGCGGCCGTTTGTCGCCATACTCGGGGGCGCCAAGGTTTCCGACAAAATTGCCGTAATCGAAAACCTCCTTCCCAAAGTCGATAAACTCTTGATTGGCGGCGGAATGGCCTACACGTTCATGGCCGCGGAGGGGAAGAAAGTCGGCAATTCGATTTTGGAGCCGGAGCGTTTTGAGCTTGCGCGGATGCTTTTGCAGAAGGGGAAGGACAAAATCGTTTTGCCGGAGGATTCGATGGTGGCGCCGGAAGTGAAACCGGACATCACCGTGCAAATCTATCCCTCCGACGAAATCCCGGACGGCTTGAAGGGGCTGGACATCGGCCCCAAAGCGGCTGAAAAATTTTGTGCGGTGCTGGACAAGGCCAAAACGGTGCTCTGGAACGGCCCGATGGGGGTTTTTGAGGTCCCCCCCTTCGACGCCGGAACCAGAAAAATCGGCAAAAAACTGGCCGAAATCAGCGCCCGGGGTGCCATCACGGTGGTCGGCGGAGGGGATTCCGCCGCCGCCTGTGTTAAATTTGGACTTTCAGACAAAATGTCCCACATCTCCACCGGCGGCGGGGCTTCTCTCGAATTCCTTGAAGGGAAGATCCTGCCCGGCGTGGCTGCCCTGTCGGACGCTTAG
- the gap gene encoding type I glyceraldehyde-3-phosphate dehydrogenase has product MKIAINGFGRIGRLVLRAGLENRNLDFVAVNDITDAKTLAHLLKYDSIHGPLESPVKAEGSTIIINGKKIEVFSEKDPKNLPWKKLGIDITVEASGKFTDREGAAQHLTAGARKVLISAPAKGPDVTLVLGVNQKNYDPVRHNLVSIGSCTTNCLAPVAKVLDDNFGIVKGFMNTVHAFTNDQRTQDQPHKDLRRARAASLSLIPTTTGAAKAISEVLPGLKGKLDGIAVRVPVADGSLLDLTCVLEKETSAEAVNAAMKKAADGELKNILEYQTDPIVSADVVGNPHSAIFDSLSTAVIGKNLVKVLAWYDNEWGFSCRMVETLELMGKNFAD; this is encoded by the coding sequence ATGAAAATCGCCATCAACGGTTTTGGAAGAATCGGCCGGCTGGTCCTGCGGGCCGGATTGGAGAACCGTAATCTTGATTTTGTCGCTGTCAATGACATCACAGACGCCAAGACGCTGGCCCATCTGTTGAAGTACGACTCCATTCACGGCCCCTTGGAATCGCCGGTCAAAGCGGAAGGGAGCACCATCATCATTAACGGCAAAAAAATTGAGGTTTTTTCCGAAAAGGATCCCAAAAACCTTCCCTGGAAAAAACTGGGAATCGACATCACCGTGGAGGCCTCCGGTAAATTCACCGACCGGGAGGGAGCCGCGCAACATTTAACGGCCGGGGCCAGAAAGGTTTTAATCTCCGCCCCGGCCAAGGGGCCCGACGTGACTTTGGTTCTGGGGGTGAATCAGAAAAACTACGACCCGGTCAGGCATAATCTCGTCTCCATCGGCTCCTGCACCACGAATTGTCTCGCCCCGGTGGCCAAGGTATTGGATGATAACTTCGGCATCGTGAAGGGGTTCATGAACACGGTGCACGCCTTTACCAACGACCAAAGAACACAGGACCAGCCCCACAAGGATTTGCGCCGGGCGCGGGCCGCCTCCCTCTCCCTCATTCCGACCACGACCGGCGCGGCCAAAGCCATCTCGGAGGTTTTGCCCGGCTTGAAGGGGAAGCTGGACGGCATTGCCGTGCGGGTGCCGGTGGCGGATGGATCGCTTCTGGATTTGACCTGCGTTTTGGAAAAGGAAACCTCGGCCGAAGCGGTGAATGCGGCGATGAAAAAAGCGGCCGACGGGGAATTGAAAAACATCCTCGAATACCAGACCGACCCGATTGTCTCCGCCGACGTGGTTGGTAACCCGCATTCCGCCATATTCGATTCCCTGTCCACGGCGGTTATCGGCAAAAATCTGGTGAAAGTACTGGCCTGGTACGACAACGAATGGGGCTTCTCCTGCCGGATGGTGGAAACACTTGAGTTGATGGGAAAAAACTTTGCCGACTGA
- a CDS encoding ATP-dependent 6-phosphofructokinase, producing MRIGVLTGGGDCPGLNAVIRAVTRKGLRENWDIWGIVEGWRGLMGDGWFEPLRLESVSGILRRGGTVLRTSRDNPFKIPNGADEVLANVKKNRLDALVAIGGEGTMKLSKKFFDMGIPLVGVPKTIDNDIWGTDMTFGFDTAVNTAMEVIDKLHSTAESHNRVLVVEVMGHYTGWIAWAAGLASGADLIIIPEHPTGVKEICQVIEARFARGKYFSIVVVAEGAKISLEKDKPGDYIWQPGTDAAGHPRLGGIGEVLARKIEELTEFEARPVTLGYIQRGGSPSAFDRILASRFGVFAVEMIKWKKFGYMAALKGTEIVAVPLEEAAKQLKTVPEEYYKTAEVFFG from the coding sequence ATGCGCATCGGGGTCCTGACCGGAGGCGGGGACTGCCCCGGCCTGAACGCCGTCATCCGCGCGGTCACCCGCAAGGGGTTGCGGGAGAACTGGGACATTTGGGGCATCGTCGAGGGATGGCGCGGGTTGATGGGGGATGGCTGGTTCGAACCCTTGCGGCTGGAATCGGTCTCCGGAATCCTGCGCCGGGGGGGGACGGTTTTGCGCACCTCCCGCGACAACCCCTTTAAAATCCCCAACGGCGCCGATGAAGTACTCGCCAACGTCAAAAAAAACAGGCTTGACGCCCTAGTGGCCATTGGCGGCGAGGGGACGATGAAGCTGTCCAAAAAGTTCTTTGATATGGGCATCCCCCTCGTAGGGGTTCCGAAAACGATTGACAACGACATCTGGGGCACCGATATGACCTTCGGCTTTGACACCGCGGTCAACACGGCGATGGAGGTCATTGACAAGCTGCACTCCACGGCGGAAAGCCACAACCGGGTTTTGGTGGTGGAGGTGATGGGGCACTACACCGGCTGGATTGCCTGGGCGGCGGGGCTCGCTTCCGGGGCCGATTTGATCATCATTCCGGAGCACCCCACGGGGGTCAAGGAAATCTGCCAAGTGATCGAAGCCCGCTTTGCCCGGGGAAAATATTTTTCGATTGTGGTGGTGGCGGAGGGGGCCAAGATCTCCTTGGAAAAGGACAAACCGGGGGACTATATTTGGCAGCCCGGAACGGACGCCGCCGGACATCCCCGGCTGGGGGGGATTGGCGAGGTTTTGGCCCGAAAAATCGAGGAGCTGACCGAATTTGAGGCCCGGCCGGTGACTTTGGGATACATCCAGCGGGGGGGGTCCCCCTCTGCGTTTGACCGGATCTTGGCCAGCCGTTTCGGCGTTTTTGCGGTAGAAATGATTAAGTGGAAAAAATTCGGGTATATGGCCGCCCTGAAAGGAACCGAAATCGTCGCCGTGCCGCTGGAGGAGGCCGCCAAACAGCTGAAAACCGTACCGGAAGAGTATTATAAAACCGCCGAGGTGTTCTTTGGATAA
- a CDS encoding nucleotidyltransferase domain-containing protein, with protein MALTPQSVQRQKVLEALVCAFKTVPDVEGVFLGGSLANRNRDRYSDIDFGIATENSAKAFFNVYGLRRRLMAAVGTPVASLDRGWEHCKMTAALYSKNRFPPIGLEIDFIFSQLRFVSEQMPDSDYKILFDRNGKLKRVLAKSRLRNRSRDIERQLGRHLNWYPFYLHDALKAVKRSDVFQAQSLLEEMRKLVFFAAATLKGEQVYGSKWAYRHLTRHQRATIAKSYLLANEKSIREITRVYLECLCGLQSKHRLAKNLKRLRTAIGSLQ; from the coding sequence ATGGCCTTGACGCCACAATCTGTGCAGCGGCAAAAGGTCTTAGAGGCGCTCGTCTGTGCCTTCAAAACCGTTCCGGACGTGGAAGGTGTCTTTCTCGGCGGGTCGCTGGCGAACCGGAACCGGGATCGCTATTCCGACATCGACTTCGGCATCGCTACAGAGAACAGCGCCAAAGCATTTTTCAACGTCTATGGCTTAAGACGCCGTCTGATGGCCGCTGTGGGGACACCCGTTGCCTCTCTTGACCGGGGCTGGGAACATTGCAAAATGACCGCTGCGCTTTACAGCAAAAATCGGTTTCCTCCCATTGGGCTTGAGATCGATTTCATCTTCAGCCAGTTGCGCTTCGTCTCGGAGCAGATGCCCGACTCGGATTATAAGATTCTCTTCGATCGAAACGGAAAGCTCAAACGAGTGTTGGCAAAAAGCCGCCTGAGAAATCGATCCAGAGACATCGAACGGCAGCTCGGCCGTCATCTGAATTGGTATCCTTTCTATTTACACGATGCCCTAAAGGCGGTCAAAAGGAGCGATGTTTTCCAGGCGCAGTCGCTGCTCGAGGAAATGCGAAAGCTGGTCTTCTTTGCCGCTGCGACCCTCAAAGGCGAACAGGTGTACGGCTCTAAATGGGCCTACCGGCACTTGACCCGCCATCAAAGAGCGACCATTGCAAAATCCTACCTTCTGGCAAACGAAAAAAGCATCCGCGAAATAACAAGGGTTTATCTGGAATGTTTGTGTGGGCTTCAATCGAAGCACAGGTTGGCGAAAAACCTGAAACGCCTGCGGACAGCTATCGGGTCCCTCCAGTGA